From Actinomyces slackii, a single genomic window includes:
- a CDS encoding MMPL family transporter: MSSLLHRLGRWCAGHAGRVLAAWFLLIALLGGAVSAVGMHLSDSFAISGTESMDGLEVLEERLPQAAGTSEQVLFTASDGQIENHREAIEGFVQQVSGLDGVALVSSPFGDQDTGAPSTVSRDGAHVLVQIQADSSVGSITSGTTDRATELSRDLEDLAQDAQETDPALRVQLGGNIGQNVGIGISATELIGVVIAAVVLFITFGSFLAAGAPILAALIGVGSGMLGILLTAAVVDINSTTPVLAVMIGLAVGIDYALFILSRAREYLAEGIAPIEAAGRATATSGSAVVFAGITVIVALCGLSVARIGFLTTMGLASVAVVAVSVLVALTVVPALIGLIGTRLMPRLPRSSRRDARARRGRSSGPAARWVRVATRRPWLTISAVVVLLGLCAVPITGLRLALTDNGFEAEGTQRRQTYDAISEAYGEGYNSPIIVIADITNTSDPRKAVDELAQEVSSLDGVEEVALATPNEDGTLAFIQIRPEKSQADPGTMDLVREIRDRAGDYERAHGVTDIMVTGQTAVAIDVAESLNASLLPFGIVVVGLSLFLLMIVFRSVAVPVTATLGYLLSLAAGMGAVGAVFGWGWAADLLAVTRVGAVISFLPVIVMGVLFGLAMDYEVFLVSRMREEWIRRRPADSASPEQRRRAAVEAVESGFTGSATVVGAAAVIMIGVFAAFIHTDNVYVKPIALGLSVGIVADAFLVRMTLVPAIMAALGDRAWWLPAWLDRQLPVIDVEGEGLSRTLEHEEWSASYGRAVVRAEGLRLADAEGTVIEGLDLVLRPGEIGLLRAPSLLARRALAAALGGRLRPADGLLVVDDHVLPDGTASIQSVTTSLRHWDQDVPEHVRLVVVDDPGKRRWRRIHDLASSGMAVLVTLAEGAALDMPESDHPSVGSDRGPWPAVVVDIDTAGRATTLTGPSQPRRPVQEQSQCPHDPGVSTDTPPDASTDQTHGSEVRA; this comes from the coding sequence ATGTCCTCCCTCCTTCACCGGCTCGGCCGCTGGTGCGCCGGTCATGCCGGACGCGTACTGGCCGCCTGGTTCCTGCTCATCGCCCTGCTCGGCGGTGCCGTCAGTGCTGTGGGCATGCACCTCTCGGACTCCTTCGCCATCTCCGGCACCGAGTCCATGGATGGCTTGGAGGTGCTCGAGGAGCGCCTTCCCCAGGCGGCCGGCACCAGTGAGCAGGTCTTGTTCACCGCCTCCGACGGCCAGATCGAGAACCACCGCGAAGCCATCGAGGGCTTCGTGCAGCAGGTCAGCGGGCTCGACGGCGTGGCCCTGGTCTCCAGTCCCTTCGGCGATCAGGACACCGGTGCCCCCTCCACCGTCTCCCGGGATGGCGCGCACGTCCTGGTTCAGATCCAGGCCGATTCCTCAGTGGGCTCGATCACCTCAGGCACTACCGACCGAGCGACCGAGCTCTCCCGCGATCTGGAGGACCTGGCCCAGGACGCCCAGGAGACCGACCCCGCACTGAGAGTCCAACTCGGCGGCAACATCGGCCAGAACGTGGGTATCGGCATCTCGGCGACCGAGCTCATTGGCGTCGTCATCGCAGCGGTGGTCCTATTCATCACCTTCGGGTCCTTCCTGGCCGCCGGTGCCCCCATCCTGGCCGCCCTCATCGGAGTGGGCAGCGGCATGCTCGGCATCTTGCTGACGGCCGCAGTCGTCGACATCAACTCCACCACCCCGGTCCTGGCTGTGATGATCGGCCTGGCTGTCGGCATCGACTACGCCCTGTTCATCCTCTCCCGCGCCCGGGAGTACCTGGCCGAGGGCATTGCCCCCATCGAGGCGGCCGGGCGCGCGACCGCCACCTCCGGCAGCGCCGTCGTCTTCGCCGGGATCACAGTCATCGTGGCCCTATGCGGCCTGAGCGTGGCCCGTATTGGCTTCCTGACCACCATGGGCCTGGCCTCGGTCGCAGTCGTGGCCGTCTCGGTGCTTGTTGCACTCACCGTCGTGCCCGCCCTCATCGGGCTCATCGGCACGCGCCTCATGCCCCGGTTACCACGGTCTTCACGCCGTGACGCACGCGCCCGCCGCGGCAGGTCCAGCGGCCCCGCTGCCCGCTGGGTTCGCGTCGCCACCCGCCGCCCCTGGCTGACCATCAGCGCCGTCGTCGTGCTCCTGGGCCTGTGCGCCGTGCCCATCACCGGCCTGCGCCTGGCCCTGACCGACAACGGCTTCGAGGCCGAGGGCACCCAGCGGCGCCAGACCTACGACGCCATCTCCGAGGCCTACGGGGAGGGTTACAACTCGCCCATCATCGTCATCGCTGACATCACCAACACCTCCGACCCCCGGAAAGCCGTCGATGAGCTCGCCCAGGAGGTCTCCTCCCTCGATGGCGTGGAGGAGGTCGCGCTGGCGACCCCCAATGAGGACGGCACCCTCGCCTTCATCCAGATCCGCCCCGAGAAGTCCCAGGCGGACCCCGGCACCATGGACCTGGTGCGCGAGATCCGCGATCGCGCCGGGGACTATGAGAGGGCCCACGGGGTCACCGACATCATGGTCACCGGTCAGACAGCCGTGGCCATCGACGTGGCCGAGTCCCTCAACGCCTCTCTTCTGCCCTTCGGCATCGTCGTGGTGGGCCTGTCCCTCTTCCTGCTCATGATCGTCTTCCGCTCCGTGGCCGTCCCTGTGACCGCCACCCTGGGATACCTCCTGTCCCTGGCAGCCGGCATGGGGGCAGTAGGAGCCGTCTTCGGCTGGGGCTGGGCGGCCGACCTGCTGGCCGTGACCAGGGTCGGCGCTGTCATCTCCTTCCTGCCCGTCATCGTGATGGGCGTGCTCTTCGGCCTGGCCATGGACTATGAGGTCTTCCTCGTCTCACGTATGCGCGAGGAGTGGATCCGCCGCCGCCCCGCGGACTCGGCCTCGCCCGAGCAGCGGCGCAGGGCCGCAGTGGAAGCCGTCGAGTCCGGGTTCACCGGCTCCGCAACGGTGGTGGGGGCTGCCGCCGTCATCATGATCGGCGTCTTCGCGGCCTTCATCCACACCGACAACGTCTACGTCAAGCCCATCGCCCTGGGCCTGAGCGTGGGCATCGTCGCGGACGCCTTCCTCGTGCGCATGACCCTGGTGCCCGCCATCATGGCAGCCCTGGGGGACAGGGCCTGGTGGCTGCCCGCATGGCTCGACCGGCAGCTGCCCGTCATCGATGTTGAGGGGGAGGGGCTGAGCCGCACCCTGGAGCACGAGGAGTGGAGCGCCTCCTACGGGCGTGCCGTCGTGCGCGCCGAGGGCCTGAGGCTGGCCGATGCCGAGGGCACGGTCATCGAGGGACTCGACCTGGTCCTGAGACCCGGAGAGATCGGGCTCCTGCGCGCCCCCTCGCTGCTGGCCCGCCGCGCTCTGGCGGCCGCTCTGGGAGGGCGGTTGCGGCCCGCCGACGGACTGCTGGTGGTGGATGATCACGTCCTGCCCGACGGCACGGCCTCCATCCAGTCGGTGACCACCTCGCTGCGCCACTGGGACCAGGACGTGCCCGAGCACGTGCGACTCGTCGTCGTGGACGACCCGGGCAAGAGGCGCTGGAGGCGGATCCATGACCTGGCCTCCTCCGGGATGGCCGTCCTGGTGACGCTGGCCGAGGGCGCTGCCCTGGACATGCCCGAGTCCGACCATCCGAGTGTCGGATCTGATCGGGGTCCCTGGCCCGCCGTTGTCGTCGATATCGATACAGCGGGGCGCGCAACCACCCTGACCGGGCCCTCGCAACCTCGGCGTCCGGTGCAGGAGCAGTCTCAGTGCCCGCACGACCCCGGCGTATCCACCGATACGCCACCCGACGCATCCACCGACCAGACCCATGGAAGCGAGGTCCGCGCATGA
- a CDS encoding TetR/AcrR family transcriptional regulator, with translation MCPSTASPTRARAAGRSRERSLRKRENTRARLVEAAADVVASKGIASTRIDDIVKKAGFTRGAFYSNYSSVEEVLREAIVARAEFLAHQLREAVEAIEGPPSVDTLMEVLDAIRPEGRTMYILTTEYRLYRMRSPEAEEIPVARREQFSSLVAGTVQDALARMGRHPRVSPETLADVLAAFFLDSIASESDHACQGADDSDPRVLLRHVVEAVIIGLSEPIQGEPRPEDAQRVTRALNSWSRRARTDEKER, from the coding sequence ATGTGCCCTTCCACCGCCTCCCCCACACGCGCCCGCGCCGCCGGCCGGAGCCGCGAGCGCAGCCTGCGCAAGCGGGAGAACACGCGCGCCCGGCTGGTCGAGGCCGCGGCCGACGTCGTCGCGTCCAAGGGCATCGCCAGCACTCGGATCGACGACATCGTCAAGAAGGCGGGCTTTACACGAGGCGCCTTCTACTCGAACTACTCCTCGGTCGAGGAGGTCCTGCGCGAGGCGATCGTGGCACGGGCCGAGTTCCTGGCCCACCAGTTGCGCGAGGCGGTGGAGGCCATCGAGGGCCCTCCCAGCGTGGACACGCTCATGGAGGTGCTCGACGCCATCCGGCCCGAGGGCCGCACCATGTACATCCTGACCACCGAGTATCGGCTCTATCGCATGCGCAGCCCCGAGGCTGAGGAGATCCCGGTGGCGCGCCGCGAGCAGTTCTCCTCGCTGGTGGCGGGGACCGTGCAGGACGCGCTCGCCCGGATGGGGCGTCACCCCAGGGTCTCGCCCGAGACCCTGGCGGATGTGCTGGCAGCCTTCTTCCTCGACTCCATCGCCTCGGAGAGTGATCACGCCTGCCAGGGCGCCGACGACAGCGACCCGCGCGTGCTCCTGCGTCACGTGGTCGAAGCGGTGATCATCGGTCTGAGCGAACCGATCCAGGGCGAGCCCAGGCCCGAGGATGCGCAACGCGTGACAAGAGCACTGAATAGCTGGTCTCGCCGCGCGAGGACCGATGAGAAGGAGCGGTGA
- a CDS encoding S-ribosylhomocysteine lyase: protein MSQPRMRVESFNLDHTAVSAPYVRVADRKELPGGDVLIKYDVRLCQPNREHLEMKAVHSIEHLSAELMRAHTDRLIDFSPMGCQTGFYALMLGVETPQFLELLEATCRDLLEATEVPAANEVQCGWGANHSLAAAQQAVRAFVERRDQWEAVMARAGTDSASGSADAQPAT from the coding sequence ATGAGTCAGCCCCGCATGCGAGTCGAGTCCTTCAATCTTGATCACACGGCCGTGTCCGCGCCCTACGTCCGGGTGGCCGACCGCAAGGAGCTTCCCGGCGGGGATGTCCTCATCAAGTACGACGTGCGCCTATGCCAGCCCAACCGCGAGCACCTGGAGATGAAGGCGGTCCATTCCATCGAGCACCTGAGCGCTGAGCTCATGCGGGCCCACACCGACCGTCTCATCGACTTCTCCCCCATGGGCTGCCAGACCGGCTTCTACGCCCTCATGCTGGGCGTGGAGACCCCGCAGTTCCTGGAGCTGCTCGAGGCCACCTGCCGCGACCTGCTGGAGGCCACCGAGGTCCCCGCCGCCAACGAGGTCCAGTGCGGCTGGGGCGCCAACCACTCCCTGGCCGCCGCCCAGCAGGCGGTGCGCGCCTTCGTGGAGCGCCGCGACCAGTGGGAGGCCGTCATGGCGAGAGCCGGCACTGACAGCGCATCGGGCTCCGCCGATGCCCAGCCGGCCACCTGA
- a CDS encoding response regulator, translating to MKLTILVVEDEPEVRDAVVADLAPFAAQVRIEPAEDVEDALEVVGEVEADGDLIALVLADHRLPGRTGVDMLVEMRGDERTAAARKVLVTGQADQADTIRAVNEAGLDHYIAKPWRPEQLHEVVRTQLTSFVLDEGLDPLPHLRALDQVRAMEALR from the coding sequence ATGAAGCTGACCATCCTCGTGGTTGAGGACGAGCCGGAGGTGCGCGACGCCGTCGTCGCCGATCTTGCGCCCTTCGCCGCCCAGGTGCGCATCGAGCCGGCGGAGGACGTTGAGGATGCCCTGGAGGTGGTCGGGGAGGTCGAGGCCGACGGCGACCTCATCGCCCTGGTGCTGGCCGACCACCGCCTGCCCGGGCGCACGGGCGTGGACATGCTGGTGGAGATGCGCGGCGATGAGCGCACGGCGGCGGCCCGCAAGGTGCTGGTCACCGGTCAGGCCGATCAGGCCGACACGATCCGGGCCGTCAACGAGGCGGGCCTGGACCACTACATCGCCAAGCCCTGGCGGCCCGAGCAGCTCCACGAGGTGGTGCGCACCCAGCTGACGAGCTTCGTCCTGGACGAGGGGCTGGACCCGCTGCCGCATCTGCGCGCCCTGGACCAGGTGCGCGCCATGGAGGCGCTGCGCTGA
- a CDS encoding SLC13 family permease produces MQATRRAPALSRKELIGLILGAIAFVLPLVLDVPNLDPMGERMLAVFLLAIVLWVTEAIPLVATAVLVIALEILLVSDQALLAVPEDAPAYSEFLSALANPVIILFLGGFLIADGAAKYHLDKNLAAVLIKPFTGSARRTVLGLMVITALLSMFMSNTATTATMFAVVIPILGALPEGKPRAGLALAIPVAANVGGIGTPVGTPPNAIALGALAEAGHHISFADWMIMAVPLMLIILLGSWALLCVMFIPGGLAVELDMRASWDTDRNAVMFYVIAGATILAWMTESLHGLSANVVGFLAVVALLVTRVMGGPDLGKLSWPVLWLVAGGIALGDGVGSTGLDAWILGLFDWNAMGALTVIIVMGALGLGMSNVISHSAASNLLIPLAMGLATGIEGLEPVTIAVVLALACSLGMSLPISTPPNAIAYATGEVSTPDMARTGVIIGIAGTVLLVFLMPPLWSALGML; encoded by the coding sequence ATGCAGGCGACCCGTCGTGCACCAGCGCTGAGCCGCAAGGAGCTGATCGGCCTCATTCTGGGCGCCATCGCCTTCGTGCTCCCCCTGGTCCTCGATGTCCCCAACCTGGATCCGATGGGCGAGCGCATGCTCGCGGTCTTCCTGCTGGCCATCGTCCTGTGGGTCACCGAGGCCATCCCCCTGGTGGCCACCGCCGTCCTGGTCATCGCCCTGGAGATCCTCCTGGTCTCCGACCAGGCGCTCCTGGCCGTGCCCGAGGACGCCCCGGCCTACTCCGAGTTCCTCTCCGCCCTGGCCAACCCGGTCATCATCCTGTTCCTGGGCGGCTTCCTCATCGCCGACGGCGCCGCCAAGTACCACCTGGACAAGAACCTGGCCGCCGTCCTCATCAAGCCCTTCACCGGCTCGGCCCGCCGCACGGTGCTGGGCCTCATGGTCATCACGGCCCTGCTGAGCATGTTCATGTCCAACACGGCCACCACCGCGACCATGTTCGCCGTGGTCATCCCCATCCTGGGCGCCCTGCCCGAGGGCAAGCCGCGCGCCGGCCTGGCCCTGGCCATCCCGGTGGCCGCCAATGTGGGCGGCATCGGCACCCCCGTGGGCACGCCCCCCAATGCCATCGCCCTGGGGGCCCTGGCGGAGGCCGGCCACCACATCTCCTTCGCCGACTGGATGATCATGGCGGTGCCCCTCATGCTGATCATCCTCCTGGGCTCCTGGGCGCTGCTGTGCGTGATGTTCATCCCCGGCGGCCTGGCCGTCGAGTTGGACATGCGCGCCTCCTGGGACACCGACCGCAATGCGGTCATGTTCTACGTCATCGCCGGGGCCACGATCCTGGCGTGGATGACCGAGTCCCTCCACGGCCTGAGCGCCAACGTGGTGGGCTTCCTGGCGGTGGTGGCCCTTCTGGTCACCCGGGTCATGGGGGGCCCTGATCTGGGCAAGCTGTCCTGGCCGGTCCTGTGGCTCGTGGCCGGGGGCATCGCCCTGGGGGACGGCGTGGGCTCCACCGGCCTGGACGCCTGGATCCTGGGCCTGTTCGACTGGAATGCCATGGGCGCCCTGACAGTCATCATCGTCATGGGGGCGCTGGGCCTGGGCATGTCCAATGTCATCAGCCACTCGGCCGCCTCCAACCTGCTGATCCCCCTGGCCATGGGCCTGGCCACCGGCATCGAGGGCCTGGAGCCGGTGACCATCGCGGTGGTCCTGGCCCTGGCCTGCTCCCTGGGCATGAGCCTGCCGATCTCCACGCCCCCCAACGCCATCGCCTACGCCACCGGCGAGGTCAGCACGCCTGATATGGCCCGCACCGGCGTCATCATCGGGATCGCGGGCACGGTCCTGCTGGTCTTCCTCATGCCCCCGCTGTGGTCCGCTCTGGGGATGCTATGA
- a CDS encoding sensor histidine kinase yields MSERLIAAVVSPVSLGAQAAHEVESAVSAVADVVRMRTLEELLERAGDLGPVALIVATDEVGSLDDVAAAVDRFPSLVSARLVLLTERTELSDIGRAIDEDLVREVVAVPWTPGAIADRAAAQVRRWIRDNRPDDARRGLLGSSASLEHSGRSPLLDMLTQPPEVLTRRLIKACEDVLGPRPRLRLPPGVRLTHEGQIVDSVYIIVEGAVALTRDTRVGEVVLHHATTGRVIGLVSLASQGRAFVTATTTTDVDLILLSIEQLDRALHENPATEEVLAALLIGSLTKRLSRSEVLQVEKIELAAALDVEKAQAQAALEALEQARAELLTQERFATLGELAAGIAHELNNPVAALGRAAEHLRSDVSALLASHPHGELIERVGQEARTRPAASTKEERRIRRALEEAVGDRELARRLVSAGVSDPEEARALARQPGRLTEVEHAASIGRNQRNIDLATGRIRGLVSSLNTYVRPEGEMDEDLDVREVLEDSLRLTAHRLRDVEVVRDYEEVPLVRGRAGELAQVWTNIVSNSADALAAGETAEPRVTLRVAAVPLGVRVEVEDNGPGISPEVLPRIFEPRFTTKHGQVRFGLGLGMGLAKSVVDSHGGTIAVDSRPGCTRVTVTLPCQHKEDS; encoded by the coding sequence ATGAGCGAGCGCCTCATCGCCGCTGTTGTCTCCCCGGTCTCCCTGGGGGCGCAGGCCGCTCACGAGGTGGAGAGCGCCGTGTCCGCGGTGGCCGACGTGGTGCGGATGCGCACCTTGGAGGAGCTGCTGGAGCGGGCCGGGGACCTGGGGCCGGTCGCCCTGATCGTGGCCACCGATGAGGTGGGCAGTCTCGACGACGTCGCCGCTGCCGTGGACCGGTTCCCCTCCCTGGTCTCGGCGCGCCTGGTGCTGCTGACCGAGCGCACCGAGCTGAGCGACATCGGGCGGGCCATCGATGAGGACCTGGTGCGCGAGGTGGTGGCCGTCCCCTGGACGCCGGGCGCCATCGCGGACCGTGCCGCCGCCCAGGTCCGCCGCTGGATACGAGACAACCGGCCCGACGACGCCCGCCGCGGCCTGCTGGGCTCCTCGGCCTCGCTGGAGCATTCGGGGCGCTCGCCCCTGCTGGACATGCTCACCCAGCCCCCGGAGGTGCTGACCCGCAGGCTGATCAAGGCCTGCGAGGACGTGCTGGGGCCCCGGCCCCGGCTGCGCCTGCCGCCCGGGGTGCGCCTGACCCATGAGGGGCAGATCGTCGACAGCGTGTACATCATCGTCGAGGGGGCAGTGGCCCTGACGCGCGATACCCGGGTGGGGGAGGTGGTTCTCCACCACGCCACCACGGGCCGGGTGATCGGCCTGGTCTCCCTGGCCTCCCAGGGGCGGGCCTTCGTGACGGCGACCACGACGACGGATGTCGACCTCATCCTGCTGTCCATCGAGCAGCTCGACCGGGCGCTGCATGAGAATCCGGCCACTGAGGAGGTCCTGGCGGCGCTGCTCATCGGCTCGCTGACCAAGCGCCTGTCGCGATCGGAGGTCCTCCAGGTCGAGAAGATCGAGCTGGCCGCCGCCCTGGATGTGGAGAAGGCTCAGGCTCAGGCGGCGCTGGAGGCCCTGGAGCAGGCGCGCGCCGAGCTGCTCACCCAGGAGCGCTTCGCCACCCTGGGCGAGCTGGCCGCGGGCATCGCCCATGAGCTCAACAATCCTGTGGCCGCCCTGGGGCGGGCCGCCGAGCATCTGCGCTCCGACGTCTCGGCCCTGCTGGCCTCCCACCCCCACGGTGAGCTCATCGAGCGGGTGGGACAGGAGGCGCGCACCCGCCCGGCCGCCTCGACCAAGGAGGAGCGGCGGATTCGCCGCGCCCTGGAGGAGGCGGTGGGGGATCGCGAGCTGGCCCGCCGGCTCGTGTCGGCCGGGGTGTCGGATCCTGAGGAGGCCCGTGCCCTGGCGCGCCAGCCCGGGCGCCTGACGGAGGTGGAGCACGCCGCCTCCATCGGCCGCAACCAGCGCAACATCGACTTGGCCACGGGCCGCATCCGGGGGCTGGTGTCCTCCCTGAACACCTATGTCCGCCCCGAGGGGGAGATGGATGAGGACCTCGATGTGCGCGAGGTCCTCGAGGACTCCCTGCGCCTGACCGCCCACCGCCTGCGCGATGTGGAGGTGGTGCGCGACTATGAGGAGGTTCCCCTGGTGCGGGGCCGGGCCGGGGAGCTGGCCCAGGTGTGGACCAATATCGTCTCCAACTCCGCTGATGCGCTGGCGGCCGGTGAGACGGCCGAGCCCCGGGTGACCCTGCGGGTCGCCGCCGTCCCCCTGGGCGTGCGCGTCGAGGTGGAGGACAATGGGCCGGGGATCTCGCCCGAGGTCCTGCCCCGGATCTTCGAGCCGCGCTTCACCACCAAGCATGGTCAGGTGCGCTTCGGACTGGGTCTGGGGATGGGGCTGGCCAAGAGTGTCGTGGACTCCCATGGAGGCACGATCGCCGTGGACTCCCGGCCCGGGTGCACCCGTGTCACTGTGACCCTGCCCTGCCAGCACAAGGAGGACTCATGA
- a CDS encoding AlbA family DNA-binding domain-containing protein, which translates to MDTLLTGPANPSLIWWVLSQPTLVLTSFLVGRLTRFLLRGRVTVSDSAATLITLMGLWLGLLLSAWLFQAEDLMSPKMLITACSVAAVVLIVASAILAQRQRHRVLAPIAEMARLGESDRLEFKSSARWNLRTDKRDEAMETVVAKTVTAFLNSSGGTLLLGVDDDGTLIGLGPDYTTLKQPDADRFELWLRDMWRTRLGTNAAALPLVDFAPTPQGDAEVCRITVPPAPWPVYLRSKGRDAELWVRVGNSTRRLEVDDAVDYVSLRWPRINRVSWPTRIGDFLLRRDRVRPLSPAAIVTARAERTGSGAWDPDA; encoded by the coding sequence ATGGACACCCTTCTCACCGGTCCCGCCAATCCCTCGCTGATCTGGTGGGTGCTCTCCCAGCCCACACTGGTTCTCACCTCCTTCCTGGTCGGCCGTCTCACGCGCTTCCTGCTGCGCGGCCGGGTGACGGTCTCGGATTCGGCCGCCACCCTCATCACCCTCATGGGTTTGTGGCTGGGGCTGCTGCTATCGGCCTGGCTGTTCCAGGCCGAGGACCTCATGTCCCCCAAGATGCTCATCACCGCCTGCTCGGTGGCCGCCGTCGTACTGATCGTGGCCTCGGCGATCCTGGCGCAGCGCCAGCGCCACCGGGTCCTGGCCCCGATCGCGGAGATGGCCCGGCTCGGTGAGTCCGACCGCCTGGAGTTCAAGTCCTCGGCGCGCTGGAATCTGCGCACTGACAAGCGCGATGAGGCCATGGAGACCGTGGTGGCCAAGACGGTGACCGCCTTCCTCAACTCATCGGGCGGCACGCTGCTGCTGGGCGTGGACGACGACGGCACCCTCATCGGCCTGGGCCCGGACTACACGACCCTCAAGCAGCCCGACGCCGATCGCTTCGAGTTGTGGCTGCGCGACATGTGGCGCACCCGCCTGGGCACCAATGCCGCGGCCCTGCCCCTGGTGGACTTCGCCCCGACGCCGCAGGGCGACGCCGAGGTGTGCCGAATCACCGTGCCCCCCGCTCCCTGGCCGGTCTACCTGCGCTCCAAGGGCCGGGACGCCGAGCTGTGGGTGCGGGTGGGCAATTCAACGCGCCGCCTGGAGGTCGACGACGCCGTGGACTACGTGTCGCTGCGGTGGCCGCGGATCAACCGCGTGTCCTGGCCCACCAGGATCGGGGACTTCCTGCTGCGGCGGGATCGAGTGCGGCCACTGAGCCCGGCGGCGATTGTCACGGCCAGAGCCGAGCGCACCGGCTCGGGCGCCTGGGATCCGGACGCGTAG
- a CDS encoding alpha/beta fold hydrolase encodes MSSLARIIAGPDRAPTLVLLHGITGSAISLAGAIDHWVGRGLRVVAVDARGHGLSPRWSPEQIERAGEVLVEDLVEVLEGLGPAGRSAPPGVGPVVIGHSMGAATAMVVAGRRPDLMAGVVLEDPALYGTRSPEELVARGAARERARAAEAADPAGSLARSTALPTEILPGVWAAQRTDPALLRSGVVCPEVPWRQAVEEMGVPALLVTGDGQGARVGPQGLEVMAGLNPRLEGVVIPGAGHQVRRFAPEAFYAAVDAWLERLGVAASR; translated from the coding sequence ATGAGCTCACTGGCACGTATCATCGCCGGGCCTGACCGCGCCCCGACCCTGGTGCTGCTGCACGGCATCACCGGGTCCGCCATATCCCTGGCCGGGGCGATCGATCACTGGGTGGGGCGGGGCCTGCGCGTGGTGGCGGTTGATGCCCGCGGTCACGGGCTCTCACCGCGATGGTCCCCCGAGCAGATCGAGCGCGCCGGTGAGGTCCTGGTCGAGGACCTGGTGGAGGTCCTGGAGGGTCTGGGGCCGGCCGGCCGGTCCGCGCCCCCGGGTGTCGGGCCGGTGGTCATCGGCCACTCCATGGGCGCGGCGACCGCCATGGTGGTGGCTGGCCGTCGCCCCGACCTCATGGCGGGAGTGGTTCTGGAGGACCCCGCCCTCTACGGCACGCGCAGCCCTGAGGAGCTGGTGGCGCGAGGCGCCGCGCGCGAGCGGGCCCGAGCCGCCGAGGCCGCGGACCCGGCCGGCTCCCTGGCCCGCTCCACGGCCCTGCCCACCGAGATCCTGCCCGGCGTGTGGGCCGCCCAGCGCACGGACCCCGCGCTGCTGCGCTCCGGCGTGGTGTGCCCCGAGGTCCCCTGGCGCCAGGCCGTGGAGGAGATGGGCGTGCCGGCTCTCCTGGTGACAGGCGATGGGCAGGGCGCGCGCGTGGGGCCGCAGGGCCTGGAGGTCATGGCCGGTCTCAATCCGCGGCTGGAGGGCGTGGTCATCCCCGGCGCGGGCCATCAGGTCAGGCGCTTCGCCCCCGAGGCCTTCTACGCGGCGGTTGACGCCTGGCTGGAGCGCCTGGGAGTTGCGGCAAGCCGCTGA